The genomic stretch AGACCGGTCTGCATGGATTTCAAATCCCGCTTTTCCTCGCTCAGGTTGCGCAGCGCTAGCAGCAGGATACCCCCCGACAAAAACCCCACCCCAAGCCATTGCAGGGCTGAATAATGCTCGCCGAAAAACAGCGATGCCGCGATCACCGTGACCAGCGGGCCGGTGCCGCGCACGACCGGATAAACCACGGTAAAGGCCGCTTTTTCATAAGCCCGCGCCATGGCGAGCTTATAGCCGAAATGGATCACGACAGCGCCTGCAAGGATCAACGCGGTCGCCATATCCGGCCAAGGCACAAGGAATAACGCGATCGGTGCGGTCAACACCAGCAGCCAGAAATCAATCGCGCCCCGCGTCAGCCACGGGTCATGGCGACCCTTTTGCAAGGCCCCGAACACGGCATGCGCCAGCGCGGACACAAGCGCCAAGATAGTCGCCAGCCGCGCGCCCTCGGGCGTGCCTGCGATGCTGACCAACCATTGGCTGAGGTCGTTCAAAGCCCTGTCACAGCTCCAGCCCGACAAGGGCGGCGGCGAATTCTTCGGGGTCAAACGGCGCCAGATCGTCGATCTGTTCACCCACCCCGATCGCATGGATCGGCAGGCCGAACCGATCGGCCAAGGCCACCAGCACGCCACCTTTGGCGGTGCCGTCAAGCTTGGTCATCACCAGCCCCGAGACAGCGGCCAGTTCCTGAAACACCTTGACCTGTTGCAGCGCATTCTGCCCCGTCGTCGCATCCAGCACCAAAAGCGTGTTATGCGGCGCCTCGGGGTCTTTCTTGCGGATCACGCGGACGATCTTGGACAGCTCTTCCATCAAATCAGCACGGTTTTGCAACCGGCCTGCGGTGTCGATCATCAACAGATCAGCGCCATCCGCCTGCGCGCGTGTCATCGCATCATAGGCCAGGCTGGCCGGGTCGGACCCTTCGGGCGCGGTCAGCACCGGCACGCCTGCGCGCTCTCCCCAGACCTGCAATTGTTCGACCGCGGCGGCACGGAACGTATCACCGGCCGCGATCACGACATGTTTGCCCGCCGCACGAAACTGGCTGGCCAATTTGCCGATCGTCGTGGTCTTGCCCGATCCGTTGACCCCCACGACCAAAACCACCTGCGGTGTCTTGGCATAGATCGGCAAGGGGCGTGCGACAGGCTCCATGATCCGGACCACCTCGGCCATCAGCAGGCGCTTGACCTCCGCGACCGACAGCCGCGTGCCGCGATGGCCTTCGGCAATATTGGCAATAACGCGCTGCGCGGTCTCGACACCCATATCGGCGGCGATCAGCAGATCCTCCAGCTCTTCAAGCATGGTATCGTCAAGACTGCGGCGCTGGACATCCGTATCGGTAAAAAGCCGCCCGATCAGGCCGGGTTTCGGCGCAGGCTCTGCGACAATCGCATCAAGGCCCGCGTCGATCTTGGCCGAGGATTTGAACATCCTCTCTTTGAGCTTGCTGAAGAACGCCATCACAACAGCCTTTCATGACTTCTGGGCCAAGACCTAGCCACTAAGTCAGCGATTGAAAAGACCAGGCCCCCCCATCTTCCGAGCATAAATATCCCCGCGCGGAGCGCCGCAACTGCGGCACAGCCGCAGGCCGCCTCAGATCTCGTCGCTGAAATGGCGCATGACCAGCCGGATCGGATTGGGCGCCGACTGCCCCAGCCCGCAGATCGATGCATCCGCCATCGCGGTACACAGATCGCCCAGCAAGGCGCGGTCCCATTCCGGGGCCTGCATCAGCTGCACTGCTTTCTGGCACCCCACACGGCAAGGCGTGCATTGCCCGCAGCTTTCATCCTCGAAAAACCGCAGCATGTTCAGCGCGGCATCGCGGGCGCGGTCTTGCTGGGACAGCACCACAACCGCAGCCGAGCCGATGAATGTGTCATGCGGCTGCAATGTGTCGAAATCCAGCGGCACATCATCCAGGCTTGCAGGCAACAGCCCCGATGACGGCCCGCCCGGTTGATAGGCTTTGAACAGATGGCCCGCCGCCATGCCACCGGCCGCCGCGATGATATCCATGATCGTCGATCCCGCAGGCAGGACATAGATCCCCGGCTGCGCCACCCGCCCGGACACCGAATAGGATCGCAAGCCTTTGCGCCCGTTCTTTTCCACGCCGTTCAGGATCTCGGGCCCTTCGCGGCAGATCCGCGCCACCCAAAGCAGGGTTTCCACATTATGCACCAGCGTCGGGCGGCCAAAAAGCCCGACCTCGGCCACGAAAGGCGGGCGGTGGCGGGGGATGCCGCGCTTGCCCTCGATGCTTTCGATCATCGCCGATTCCTCGCCGCAGATATAGGCACCCGCGCCGCGCCGCAGGTCGATATAGCCGGGGCTGACGATCCCCGCCGCTTCCAATGCGGCGATCTCGCGGCGCAACAAGGCCAGCACGGCGGGATATTCATCGCGCATATAGATGAAACAGGTTTCCGCCTCGATGGCCCAGGCGGCGATCAGCATGCCTTCCAGAAACACATGCGGCGTGCGTTCCAGGTAATAGCGGTCCTTGAACGTGCCGGGCTCGCCTTCATCGCCGTTCACGGCCAGATAACGCGGTCCGGGATTGCCGCGCACGAAACCCCATTTGCGCCCCGATGGAAAGCCTGCACCGCCCAAGCCGCGCAGCCCAGAGGCCAGCACCAATTCCTGCACCGCCTGCCAGTCACCATCCGCGCGCAAGCGTTCCAGCACCGCATAGCCGCCATCGGCGCAATAAGCGGCCAGGGTCTGGTAATCGGGCAGATGCGCATGGATATCACCCGCCGCAATCGCCGCCTGCACCTTGGCGGGCGTCGCATGGTCGATGTGGTGATGCCCGATTTCCAGCACGGGGGCGGTGTCACAGCGCCCCATGCAAGGCGCGCGCAGCACGCGGACCTCGGCCGGGTCCAGCCCCTGCTCGAGCGCGGCTTTCAGCGCCTGCGCACCGGCCAGTTCGCACGACAGGCTGTCGCAGACCCGGATCGTCAGGGCGGGGGGCGGTGTTTCGCCTTCTTTGACCACGTCGAAATGGGCATAAAAGGTCGCGACCTCATAGACCTCGGCCTGTGACAGGCGCATTTCCTCGGCCAGCGCCCGCAGATGGGCGGCAGAGAGATGGCCGTGGGCATCCTGCACCAGATGCAGGAATTCGATCAGCAGGTCCCGGCGGCGCGGCCTGTCGCCCAGCAAGGCGCGGATATCGCCCAAGGCCGCATCCTCTAGCTGCCGCCCCTTGGTGGTATGCCGTCCCTTGCCTTTACCGGATTTCCAGATGCCGTCTTGGTTGTCCTTGGCCATGCCCATATTCCCCGCTTTTGGCGCAGCATAGCCCGCGCCCGTCGTGCAAACCACGCAAAAGCGACGCCCCAAGGGCCAAAGCACGCAGCCCTGCGGTTTCGCTTCATTGCGCGCCCCCGCCGTGCTAATCACGCGCTATGACCCGCCCGCTGCCTCTTGCCCCGCGCCGATATCGCCCCTGTGGATACCAATCAACCTTGCGCCCTGCGGCGGCTGCCGTGCTGGGGGCCTGTCTGCTGGCTTTGCTGCCCGCGCCTGAGGCCAAGGCACAAGACAAGATGACCGGCGATGCATTTGACGCCCATGTCACCGGCCGCACGATTACCTTTCGCACCGAAACCATCGCGCGTTACGGGATCGAGGCCTATCTGACCGGCCGCCGTGTCATGTGGTCGGCCTTTGACGGCAGCTGCATGTTCGGCATCTGGTATGAAAGCGAGGGCGATATCTGCTTTCTCTATGAGGACGACCCCGAACCCAAATGCTGGGCCACCTATTTGCAGGATGGCAAGATCCGGGCGGAATTCAGCAATATTCCTGATGGCACCGTGATCTATGAAACCGATGCCGATGAACCGCTGATCTGCAACGATCTATCGTCCTGAGCGTACAGCGACCCGCCCATCGGCGAATTGGATTTCCAGATGGTCGGCCTTGGCCGCCGTCGCCTGATCGGTGACCAGCAGATCGCCCGCACGCACCACCGCATAGCCGCGTTTGAGCGTTTCCATATAGCCCAAGGTTTCGCGCAGCCGGTCAAGCGCGGCAAGGCGCGCCGTGCGTTCAGCCTGTTGCCGCGTGGCGCGGTCCGACAAGCGGCGCAGCAGCATGGCCAGCCTTTCGCCCTGCCGGTCCAGCCGGGCCTGCACCAGATCAGCCCGCAGCCCGCGCCCTGCCCTGTCCAGTGCCAGGCCCGCATCACGGGTCCGGCGCTGCAAGGCGGGGGCGAGCCTGTCGGACAGCGCTGTCAGCCGCCTGCGATCCTCGGCCAAGCGACGTTGCAGGATGGCCGGGCGCAATGCGGCATCGCTGAGTTGCAGACGCTTTTGCGCGGCGGCCTGCCGCAGGGCCGCGGGCAGGCGGTCGGACAGGTAATCCAGCCGCTGGCGTGGCCCGTCGACCAGCGTCTCCACCTGCGGCAAGGCGCGCGCCAGATCGCGCAGGCGCTGGCGGCGGATTTGCAGATTGTTGGACAAGGCGCGCACCAGCCGCGCGCCTTGCTGGTCGATCAGGGCCATCAGTTCAATGCGCACCGGCACCGCCAGTTCGGCCGCCGCCGTCGGCGTCGGGGCGCGCCGGTCAGCCGCGAAATCAATCAGCGTCGTGTCGGTTTCATGGCCCACGGCAGAGATCAGCGGAATATCCGATGCCGCCGCCGCGCGCACGACGATTTCCTCGTTGAACCCCCAAAGATCCTCGAGCGAGCCACCGCCCCGCGCCACGATGATCAGATCAGGGCGCGGCAGCGCGCCACCCGGCGTCAGGCGGTTGAAACCGGCGATGGCGGCGGCAACCTCGGCTGCGCATTTCTGGCCCTGCACGGCGACCGGCC from Yoonia vestfoldensis encodes the following:
- a CDS encoding DMT family transporter, producing the protein MNDLSQWLVSIAGTPEGARLATILALVSALAHAVFGALQKGRHDPWLTRGAIDFWLLVLTAPIALFLVPWPDMATALILAGAVVIHFGYKLAMARAYEKAAFTVVYPVVRGTGPLVTVIAASLFFGEHYSALQWLGVGFLSGGILLLALRNLSEEKRDLKSMQTGLVWALIGGLLVAIYTTYDAFGIRQSPDPFTFLAWFFFVTALDFPVLAWLRYRRMAAPPVLAPLMWRGVIGALVAWVSFGGVMLATMVGKVGEAAVLRETSTVFAALIGWFILREKVGPRRLILMTLVALGAVIVEMGG
- the ftsY gene encoding signal recognition particle-docking protein FtsY, which translates into the protein MAFFSKLKERMFKSSAKIDAGLDAIVAEPAPKPGLIGRLFTDTDVQRRSLDDTMLEELEDLLIAADMGVETAQRVIANIAEGHRGTRLSVAEVKRLLMAEVVRIMEPVARPLPIYAKTPQVVLVVGVNGSGKTTTIGKLASQFRAAGKHVVIAAGDTFRAAAVEQLQVWGERAGVPVLTAPEGSDPASLAYDAMTRAQADGADLLMIDTAGRLQNRADLMEELSKIVRVIRKKDPEAPHNTLLVLDATTGQNALQQVKVFQELAAVSGLVMTKLDGTAKGGVLVALADRFGLPIHAIGVGEQIDDLAPFDPEEFAAALVGLEL
- a CDS encoding NAD(P)H-dependent oxidoreductase subunit E, yielding MAKDNQDGIWKSGKGKGRHTTKGRQLEDAALGDIRALLGDRPRRRDLLIEFLHLVQDAHGHLSAAHLRALAEEMRLSQAEVYEVATFYAHFDVVKEGETPPPALTIRVCDSLSCELAGAQALKAALEQGLDPAEVRVLRAPCMGRCDTAPVLEIGHHHIDHATPAKVQAAIAAGDIHAHLPDYQTLAAYCADGGYAVLERLRADGDWQAVQELVLASGLRGLGGAGFPSGRKWGFVRGNPGPRYLAVNGDEGEPGTFKDRYYLERTPHVFLEGMLIAAWAIEAETCFIYMRDEYPAVLALLRREIAALEAAGIVSPGYIDLRRGAGAYICGEESAMIESIEGKRGIPRHRPPFVAEVGLFGRPTLVHNVETLLWVARICREGPEILNGVEKNGRKGLRSYSVSGRVAQPGIYVLPAGSTIMDIIAAAGGMAAGHLFKAYQPGGPSSGLLPASLDDVPLDFDTLQPHDTFIGSAAVVVLSQQDRARDAALNMLRFFEDESCGQCTPCRVGCQKAVQLMQAPEWDRALLGDLCTAMADASICGLGQSAPNPIRLVMRHFSDEI
- the xseA gene encoding exodeoxyribonuclease VII large subunit, whose amino-acid sequence is MMDLFDDGPAEPSADNTPEFSVSEISGAVKKTIEGGFAHIRVRGELGRISRPASGHIYLDLKDDRAVLSGIIWKGRAAGLAHRPEEGMEVIATGKLTTFPGQSKYQMIIEDIAPAGAGALMAMLEKRRAQLAGEGLFDTARKKPLPYLPEIIGVVTSPSGAVIRDILHRLRDRFPRKVLVWPVAVQGQKCAAEVAAAIAGFNRLTPGGALPRPDLIIVARGGGSLEDLWGFNEEIVVRAAAASDIPLISAVGHETDTTLIDFAADRRAPTPTAAAELAVPVRIELMALIDQQGARLVRALSNNLQIRRQRLRDLARALPQVETLVDGPRQRLDYLSDRLPAALRQAAAQKRLQLSDAALRPAILQRRLAEDRRRLTALSDRLAPALQRRTRDAGLALDRAGRGLRADLVQARLDRQGERLAMLLRRLSDRATRQQAERTARLAALDRLRETLGYMETLKRGYAVVRAGDLLVTDQATAAKADHLEIQFADGRVAVRSGR